A stretch of DNA from Acidobacteriota bacterium:
GCCGCACTCTCCGTGGAGAATTGCTCTGTTGAAGGAATCGTCAAACGGCATTCTAAATAGCCTACTATTTCGATTGTAGGGTGCGCGATACGGCCTCGCAATCAGAATCGCATAGCAGCAGGGCCTCCCTGCAGAGCGGGTAATCCGTGAACAACTCTTCCCCGATTTCCAGCCATCCTTACCCCTCTAAAAATCGTTGGAGCGGGTTCGTTAGGGCTTGACTTAAAGCGAATATAAAGCGAATATGTTGCGGTGCGGATACCCACATCAGCAGGACTCTTCCCGATTGATTTCAGCGCGGCGTCGCCGGGCGCCACCGTAGGCATCGCACGGATTGCCGCTAATTGACTGAAACTAAAGGACAAGCAATTAGCGGAATACTTCCTGCTGCCCGCGCGCTCCGTCTTGAATCCCTGCACCAGTCCGCGCCTGCCCTTCCGCTGGACGATCAACCCGTATCGCGGCTGTGAGTTCGGCTGCAAGTATTGCTACGCGCGCTACACCCACGAGTTCATGGGACTGGACGATCCGCTCGACTTCGAAGAGAAGATTTACAGCAAGCAGGACGCTGGAGAAATCCTGCGGCGCGAGCTCACGCGCGACCCCTCTGGCGAGATTGCCGTCGGCACGGCCACCGATCCCTACCAGCCAGCCGAGCGCCTGTATGGAACGACGCGCGCGATACTCGAAACGCTCAATGAGTTTCGCGGACTGCGTGTCTCCATCACCACCAAGTCGGACCTGGTCATGCGGGATATACCGCTGCTGCGGGAATTCGCTGGTGAGAATCACCTGCGCATTCATCTCACCATCACCACTCTGCGGGAAGACTTGGCGCGGCTTCTGGAGCCACGCGCACCGCGCCCGGAGCTGAGACTGAAGGCCGTCCGTGCGCTGGTGGACGCTGGGATTCACGTGTCCGTGTTCGCCATGCCGGTGCTGCCGGGAATCACGGATGGCCACGGTGAGCTTGAAATGCTAGCCGAGCGGGCCGCCGCCGCGGGAGCGTCGTATCTTGCCGTGAACGTACTCTTCCTGCAGCCGTCGGCCAAGGCAGCTTTCCTGCCATTTCTCAAAGAGCACTTCCCGCACCTGATGCTGCGCTACGAAAAGCTCTATTCATCCGGCCCCTATCTGCGCGGGGATTATGAACGACAGTTGCAGGAGCGCGTCGCGGCTCTGCGGACCAAACATGGGCTGAACAGTCCATCTCCAGGACCGCATCTGCCACCGTTCGGAATACGATCGCAGCTCCAACTGTTCTCCTGCTGATGACGGGTCGATCCACGCATGGCGGACGCGAGTGAAGCGGGAGTAGAATGGCATCAGCAGTAAGGAACGTCCTCCGTTGACGAGGTGCCCTGATGTCCCTAAGTGGGTCGCTGCGCTCTGGCCGTACCGGCCAGACAGGCCACGCAAAATTGATCCATAGACAACCCGGCATGATTTGGCATCTCTATCGCTGGCTGCGCGGCAGCGAGCAGATTCTGGTGCGCCCCGCCGACGAGTTTCCGTTGGTGCTGATCTCCTATGTGCGCAGCGACCGCAACGGGATGGAACCATTCAGGGAATCTCTTGAAAAAACCTGGCCGAGTCTGCCGCAGCGCTACCGCAATCGGTACTGCGATGTGCTGGAACGGGCGCCGTCATTCGTGGTGGTCCTGCTGCGGCGGAAGAACATCTGCACCTGTCTGGGGCACCATCATCCGCCGGGCACGGAGAGTAGCGTTACGCGCCGTCTGCGCGGGCTGAGCGGCGTGCGCACCGGAGAACTCGACCTGGCCTACGAGGCGATCCGCGAGTGGGAGCCGCAACCGCTCTCGCACCTGGCGCTGCCCATCGAGCCCGGCAACCCGGAGTTGGATCGCTTTCAATACCAACTGGCGATGTTGACGGTCTTCCTGCACGAGCTGCACCACATGGTCGCGCCGAGCGAATCCGAGTTCGCCGTGCGCAGCCGCAGCCAGAAATTCTACGACGACCTGCTGGCGCACTTCATCGCGGAACGCTTCGGAGTGGAGTATGGTTTGAGGGCCGCCAGCACGGATTGAGCGCGTGCCTGTGCCGCGTCACAGTGCCGCGCGCGTTAGCAAGCGGGCCGATGGAACCCAACGTCCCGCTTCACGGTATTTTTCCCCGCTCCCTCATTCAAAAAACGAAATCGCGTTGCTCAAGCGTGGGTTCTCCATCGGCCCGCTTGCTCACGCGCGCGGCACTGTAACGGCATTCACATTCCTCTTCCCAACCGCTCGCAATCCGTTTACAATCGGCGTGGCCAAGCAACTCAAATTGACCACTCGCCCTGACTGACTCGCTCATGCAACCTACTCCCGACAACGAACACGACGGCGCACACGACAAGCCACATCTGCCCAACCACGCGACTGACAGCGCGCCCGAGGGCGCTGAGGAGTGGCGACATCTGCGCGGCGCGGCGCGGTGCGGCACCAGACGGTCGGGATGCTCGAGGAAATCTTCGCCCTGCTGCGCATCCTGCTGCAGGACGCCGTGATCCTGGTCGCGGGCTTCGCCGTCGAGTTCGTCTTCGAGCGCTGGATGCACTCCGAGCAGCCCGCCTTCCGCGTCGCGCTCAACATCTCATCGGGCTTCTTCCTGCTGCTCTATGGCGTGATGGTCACCGTGCACTTCGTGCGCTACCTCCGCGAACAGGTCGGGACGATCTCTCCGGGCGCGCCGGGCCACGCGGGCACGACTGGCTCGACCAGCGCTCATGGCGCCACTGGCTCTGCTGGCTCCCCCGGCACTCTAAGCTCCATCGAGCCGGCGGCGCAGGCGGCGCTACGCCAGCGTTACGTCGCCGTCGGCATCGGCGCGGCGGCGGCGGCGGCGCTGGCGCTGGCTATCGCCGTCGGCGGAGGGCTGTACTGGAACTATTGGCGCAGGCCGGCGCTCACCGAGAAGGACTCCATCCTCATCACCGACTTCGTCAATACCACGGGCGATGCGGTTTTCGACGGCGCGCTGAAGCAGGGGCTGGCGACCAATCTGGAGCAGTCGCCCTTCCTGAACATCGTTCCGGAGGAAACCGCGCGGCAGACCATGCTGTTGATGAACCGCCAGCCGGACGAGCCGATCACCAGGACGCTGGCGCGGGACATCTGCCAGCGCAAGGGCATCAAGGCGATCCTGTCCGGCTCGATTGCGCCGATGGGCAACAACTACGTCATCGGCCTGGAGGCCTTGAACTGCCAGACCGGCGAGCCGCTGGCCCGCGAACAGGTGGAAGCGCAAGGCAAGGAGCAGATACTTTCCGCGCTGGGCACTGCGGCGTCTTCGTTGCGCGGCAAGCTGGGCGAGACGCTCACCTCGATCGAAAAATTCAACGCCCCGCTGGCCGAGGCAACGACCTCTTCTCTCGACGCATTGAAAGCTTACAGCGCCGGAGTGGCGCAGGTTTGGCAGGGGGCGGAAGTCCAGTCCATTCCTTTTTTTGAGCGGGCCATTGAACTGGATCCCAATTTTGCGCTCGCCTACTGGAGACTGGCAGTGATCTATTCAAACGCCGGAGAGCGCGAACGCGCCACGGAGTACAACAAGAAGGCCTTTGATCTGCGCGACCGGGTGAGCGAGCTGGAACGATATCAGATCATAGATTTCAAACTGTTCGTTGCAGTGGAGCTCCAAGAGGCCTTGAAAAACCAAGAACAATGGAAGCAGGCCTATCCCCGTGAATGGGGTGCCCACAATCAATTGGGAAATTCCTACAGAGCTTTGGGACAGTTTGAGAAGGCCGCGGAGGAGTATCGGGAGGCGATCCGGCTCAACCCGGATGCTTCTGTTCCCCATGGCAACCTTGCAGGGATGTATCAAAGTCTCGGCCGGTATGACGAAGCCAAGCAGACGATCGAACAAGCGAAGGTGCGGAACCTGGACAACGTGGCCTTTTACAATTCGCTTTACCGGTTGGCATTTGTGCAGGGCGATGCGGCGGCCATGCAGCGGCAGGTTGAGGGAATCAAGGGCCAGCCGCGAGAGTATACGATGCTGTCCACCCAGGCGGGAGCCGCGACTGTTTTGGGGATCCGGAAACAGGCGCGGGAGCTTTATAGCCGCTCCATCGAGCTGGCGCAAGCCAGAAACTTCAAGGAAGACGCGGCTCTGTCTGCCGCCCGCGTGGCCCTGGCCGACGCTCACTTTGGCAATTACGGGGCGACCCGCACCGAGGTGGAGCGTGCCCTGAGCATCATGCGCAGCGCAGGCGCCTTGTGCAATGGGGCCATCGCCATGGGCATAGCCGGGACGACCGCCGGAGCAACCGCACCCGCGCAAACGCTGATTGCAGAGATGGCCAGCCGGTTTCCCCAAGATACCTATATCAATGCCATTTGCATTCCGGCGGCTCGTGCCGCCCTGGAACTGCAGCGCGGGAATGCTGCCCAGGCGATCCAGATGCTGGAGGCGGCCATCCCTTACGAACTTGGAACACTGGTGGGCGCTGCTCCCTATGCGGCGATTTACGTGCGCGGGCTGGCGTACCTGAAATTGCCGGACGGAAACAAGGCGGCGGCGGAGTTCCAGAAAATTCTGGACCACCGCGGCGTGGCCCCCACCTCGGAGCGCTACGCGCTGGCGCATCTGGGCTTGGCGCGGGCCTGGGCGCTGGCCCCCGGCTCAAACGACAATGCGGCCAAGGCGCGGCGCGCCTATCAGGACTTCCTCGCGCTATGGAAAGACGCCGACCCCGACATTCCCATCCTGATCGAAGCCAAAAAAGAATACGCCAAGCTGAAGTGATGGTGTGCGTGCCTGTGCCGCGTCACAGTGCCGCGCTGATACGGCGGTAGCCGCTGCGGAAATAGAGCAAGGGTTGGCCTTCGCTGCCGGCTTCGGCGGAGAGGACTTCGCCAATCAGAATCGAGTGATCCCCCTCCACGTGCGCAGAGGTTTTGCGGCACTCCAGCGTTCCGATGCAACCGGCCAGAATGGGCGCGCCGCTGGCGCCAGCCATTACAGCCACACCTTCAAAGCGATCCGGAACCTTCGACGAAAACTGGCGGGAGATGTTCTCCTGATCCTCGCCCAGTATATTCACAGCAAAGTGAGTCGCCGCGCTCATCGCTGCTCCCGCCTCGCCACCGTTGCCTACGCAGACCAGCACCAGCGGTGGGTTGAGGCTCACCGAGGAAAATGCATTCACGGTGAAGCCGAACCGCTTGCCGTCCGGCAGCGTGGCAGTAATCACGGTAACGCCGGTGGCGAAATGTCCCAGCACTTTGCGAAAATCAGCGTTGGCAACCGTCATGTGTAGTTCCTCCCTGGCAACTCTACTGGAATCTCTGCGTACGCGATTGCGCCTCGCTATCGATTCTCAGGACCGGGTAGAATAGCGAAGTCGCGGCCATTTTGCAAAATATACAGCGCGGCGGGAGTTGCATGCGAGCGGTTATACAGCGCGTTAGCAGAGCCAGTGTGCGTGTCAAGGAGACCACCGGCGGCGGAAGCACGGTCGGCGAGATCGGCGCCGGGCTGCTGGTGTTGCTGAGCGTGGGAAAAAATGATGCGGCAGACACCGTCGTTTACATGGCCGACAAGGTTGCCACCTTGCGCATCTTCGAGGATGCCGATGGCAAGATGAATCGCTCCGTGATCGACATCGGCGGCGGAGTGCTGGCCGTGTCGCAGTTCACGCTGCACGGTGACGTGCGCAAGGGCCGCCGCCCCAGCTTCCTCGATGCCGCGCCGCCGGAGATCGCCGAGCCGCTCTATCAGCAATTCATCGCGGAGTTGCGCGGCATGGGCGTTCCTGTCGCTTGCGGAGTCTTCCGCGCTACCATGGAAGTCGAGTTAGTCAACGACGGTCCAGTTACCATCCTGCTCGATAGTCTTCGCCAATTTTGAACCATGAACGATTCTCCGGGGGACGATACACCGGGACGAGACTCTGCGTCAAGGAAAACTATCCGGAATTATCACTTGATAAAGATTAAATTAGGGGTGGATAGTTAACTGGCAATTGCTCCTTTATGACCATCAAGTTATTTAGAATCATGATCTAGTAAGCGCAGTAAGAGCTGCAACTAAGGAGAGTCGGGAAATGCATCCTTCACCAGTTAATGCCTCGATTGAACACACCCTGCTCATCGTCCTTGTACAGCTAGTGGTCATTATTGCGGTTGCGCGGCTGGCAGGAACGCTATTCCGATACGTTGGCCAGCCCAGCGTCTGCTGGGAGATCGCGGCGGGCTTGATTCTCTGACCCTCCGTGCTGGGCAGGTTTTTCCCCGCGCTTGCTACTCAAATATTCGACCCTAGCGTGGGCCAGATATTCGCCATTATGAGCCAACTGGGGCTGGTGCTATTAATGTTCCTGATCGGCCTGGAGTTTGACTTCAGCCATCTGAACGACAACCGGCGCGCCGCGCTGTCGATCTCCGGGGCGGGCATCATCCTGCCCTTTGGCCTAGGTCTCGCGCTGGGATTTTACATGCACCCGGCGCTGGGATTAGAGGGAAGCACGCTGAACTTTGCGCTGTTCATGGCAGCGGCCATGTCCATCACGGCCATCCCCATCCTGGGCCGCATCATGATCGAGTTGAATCTGCAACGCACGCGCCTCGGCGCGCTGACCATCTCGGCGGCGGCGCTGGACGACGCCTCGGGCTGGATCATTCTGGCGCTGGTTACGGCCATCGTGCGCTCGACGCTCGACCCGGTGAGGATGACCTTCATGGTGGGCGGCGTGATCGTCTACGGCCTGGTCATGTTCCTCGCTGTGCGGCCCCTTGTGTGCAAATGGGCGCGCGAGGAGGTCCGCAAGCATGACGGCGCGCTGACGCTGAACGTGCTGGCCATCCTGCTGATCATGGTATTCGTCTCCGCCGTCATCACCAACAAGATCGGCATCTTCTCCATCTTCGGCGGCTTCGCCATGGGCGCTATTTTATTTGACGGGCGCGAGGTGCTCGAAGCCATTCTGGCGCGCCTGCACGACTTCGTCGCGGTATTCTTCCTGCCCATCTTCTTCACCTACACCGGCCTGCGCACCGACATCGGCAGCATGACCGGATGGACGCTGTGGGGATTCTGCGGGCTGGTGCTGGCCGCGGCGGTAGTCGGCAAGTTCGGCGGCTGCACGCTCGCCGCGCGCTGGAGCGGCATGAAGTGGCGCGAGTCCACCATCATCGGCGTGATGATGAACACTCGCGCGCTGATGGAACTGATCGTGATCAACATCGGCTACGACCTCGGCATCATTCCCAAGGAAGTCTTCTTCATGCTGGTCTTCATGGCCGTGGTGACAACTTATATGACCACGCCGCTGCTGACCCGCCTGCTGCGCGGCAGCGAAGCCGAGGCGGATTATCTGCGCTCCAAGTTCGCCATAACCCGCAGCGGCTTCGCCTCTTAAATCTGCACCTCCGTGTACCTCTGCGTCCTCTGTGGTTAAGATTTTTCTTCACCACAGAGGACGCAGAGGTACACAGAGGAACGCACCAATAAACAAAATGGACACCACCCCGATGGGCTGACCGCTTGATTCATTTTCGATAACCTGCAAAAATCAATAATCCCCATCGTGGTTTCAGGGTGTTGAGGGGCGGACGAGTGAGGTAAGACTGTGCCTGTAGTTACGTTGCCGGATGGCTCAACAAAAATTTATGACCAGCCGGTGCCGGCCGGCAAAGTGGCGGCGGACATCGGACCGGGGCTGGCCAAGAGCAGCGTGGGCGTGAAGCTCAACGGCGTGTTGCGCGACTTGGCGACGGTGATTGACCGCGACTGCACGGCCAGCTTTATTACCGAGAAGTCGCGCACCGGCGAGGTTTCCGCCGACGCGCTATTCCTGCTGCGGCACTCCGCCGCGCACGTGATGGCCGAGGCCATTCAGCAACTGCATCCCAAGGCTGAACTGGTTTACGGTCCGCCCACCGACGACGGCTATTTCTACGACATTCATTTCCCCGACGGCTCGTCGCTCTCATCGAAAGATTTCGAGGACATCGAGAAGCGCATGGGCGAGATCGTCGCCGCCGACCGGCCCATGACGCGCTACGAAGTGGCGGAGACGGATGCGTTGGCGCGCCTGCAATCGGAGGGCAACAAATACAAAGTGGACAACGCCGCGCGCGCCTTGGCCAGCGTTGGCGAGGGTCAGGCCAAGCCGCCGCTTTCGTTTTACTCGACCGGCGAGCCTGGGAAAAATTGGGAAGACTTGTGCGCCGGGCCGCACCTGCCATCAACGGGCCGCATTCGCGCCTTCAAGG
This window harbors:
- a CDS encoding D-tyrosyl-tRNA(Tyr) deacylase, with product MRAVIQRVSRASVRVKETTGGGSTVGEIGAGLLVLLSVGKNDAADTVVYMADKVATLRIFEDADGKMNRSVIDIGGGVLAVSQFTLHGDVRKGRRPSFLDAAPPEIAEPLYQQFIAELRGMGVPVACGVFRATMEVELVNDGPVTILLDSLRQF
- a CDS encoding sodium:proton antiporter; amino-acid sequence: MSQLGLVLLMFLIGLEFDFSHLNDNRRAALSISGAGIILPFGLGLALGFYMHPALGLEGSTLNFALFMAAAMSITAIPILGRIMIELNLQRTRLGALTISAAALDDASGWIILALVTAIVRSTLDPVRMTFMVGGVIVYGLVMFLAVRPLVCKWAREEVRKHDGALTLNVLAILLIMVFVSAVITNKIGIFSIFGGFAMGAILFDGREVLEAILARLHDFVAVFFLPIFFTYTGLRTDIGSMTGWTLWGFCGLVLAAAVVGKFGGCTLAARWSGMKWRESTIIGVMMNTRALMELIVINIGYDLGIIPKEVFFMLVFMAVVTTYMTTPLLTRLLRGSEAEADYLRSKFAITRSGFAS
- a CDS encoding flavin reductase, whose amino-acid sequence is MTVANADFRKVLGHFATGVTVITATLPDGKRFGFTVNAFSSVSLNPPLVLVCVGNGGEAGAAMSAATHFAVNILGEDQENISRQFSSKVPDRFEGVAVMAGASGAPILAGCIGTLECRKTSAHVEGDHSILIGEVLSAEAGSEGQPLLYFRSGYRRISAAL
- a CDS encoding tetratricopeptide repeat protein codes for the protein MATSARRGAVRHQTVGMLEEIFALLRILLQDAVILVAGFAVEFVFERWMHSEQPAFRVALNISSGFFLLLYGVMVTVHFVRYLREQVGTISPGAPGHAGTTGSTSAHGATGSAGSPGTLSSIEPAAQAALRQRYVAVGIGAAAAAALALAIAVGGGLYWNYWRRPALTEKDSILITDFVNTTGDAVFDGALKQGLATNLEQSPFLNIVPEETARQTMLLMNRQPDEPITRTLARDICQRKGIKAILSGSIAPMGNNYVIGLEALNCQTGEPLAREQVEAQGKEQILSALGTAASSLRGKLGETLTSIEKFNAPLAEATTSSLDALKAYSAGVAQVWQGAEVQSIPFFERAIELDPNFALAYWRLAVIYSNAGERERATEYNKKAFDLRDRVSELERYQIIDFKLFVAVELQEALKNQEQWKQAYPREWGAHNQLGNSYRALGQFEKAAEEYREAIRLNPDASVPHGNLAGMYQSLGRYDEAKQTIEQAKVRNLDNVAFYNSLYRLAFVQGDAAAMQRQVEGIKGQPREYTMLSTQAGAATVLGIRKQARELYSRSIELAQARNFKEDAALSAARVALADAHFGNYGATRTEVERALSIMRSAGALCNGAIAMGIAGTTAGATAPAQTLIAEMASRFPQDTYINAICIPAARAALELQRGNAAQAIQMLEAAIPYELGTLVGAAPYAAIYVRGLAYLKLPDGNKAAAEFQKILDHRGVAPTSERYALAHLGLARAWALAPGSNDNAAKARRAYQDFLALWKDADPDIPILIEAKKEYAKLK
- a CDS encoding radical SAM protein, with the translated sequence MKLKDKQLAEYFLLPARSVLNPCTSPRLPFRWTINPYRGCEFGCKYCYARYTHEFMGLDDPLDFEEKIYSKQDAGEILRRELTRDPSGEIAVGTATDPYQPAERLYGTTRAILETLNEFRGLRVSITTKSDLVMRDIPLLREFAGENHLRIHLTITTLREDLARLLEPRAPRPELRLKAVRALVDAGIHVSVFAMPVLPGITDGHGELEMLAERAAAAGASYLAVNVLFLQPSAKAAFLPFLKEHFPHLMLRYEKLYSSGPYLRGDYERQLQERVAALRTKHGLNSPSPGPHLPPFGIRSQLQLFSC